Proteins encoded by one window of Babylonia areolata isolate BAREFJ2019XMU chromosome 8, ASM4173473v1, whole genome shotgun sequence:
- the LOC143284668 gene encoding universal stress protein Slr1101-like has protein sequence MAGQEGSKVVIAYDGSENSEYALDWYVKHMHRPGNHVTLVHVPELNEMLHSQGWANSVYVFDREVLESMLKKEHDRIQGDLQRFADKMKSLGLGGKVKSIASNKPGEGIAKEAQGADMVVVGSRGLGLVRRTLLGSVSDFLVHHCHCPVLVVRHPDHVEHHHGAEAQKTK, from the exons ATGGCAGGACAGGAGGGAAGCAAGGTGGTTATCGCTTATGATGGGAGTGAAAATTCCGAGTACGCTCTTGATT ggtACGTGAAGCATATGCACAGACCAGGCAATCATGTGACTCTGGTGCATGTACCGGAACTGAATGAGATGCTGCACTCACAGGGGTGGGCCAACT CGGTGTATGTGTTTGACCGAGAGGTTCTGGAATCCATGCTGAAAAAGGAGCATGATCGCATCCAGGGAGATCTGCAGAGGTTTGCTGACAAGATGAAAAGTCTGGGG CTGGGAGGCAAGGTAAAGAGCATCGCCTCCAACAAGCCGGGCGAGGGCATCGCCAAGGAGGCGCAGGGGgcggacatggtggtggtggggtcgcGGGGTCTGGGCCTGGTGCGGCGCACCCTGCTGGGCTCGGTCAGCGACTTCCTGGTGCACCACTGCCACTGCCCCGTGCTGGTCGTGCGGCACCCGGACCATGTGGAGCATCACCACGGCGCCGAGGCCCAGAAGACCAAGTAG
- the LOC143284669 gene encoding alanine aminotransferase 2-like: MGSNVPSENNAPKALSMENLNPCVKEMEYAVRGPIVARANAIAEELKQGVKKPFNKVVKANLGDCHATGQKPITFIRQVLALVTYPEVLMKSPNFPDDAKQRAKRILDACRGYSVGSYSESPGLLAIRQDIAKYIQARDGHPSDPSHIVMSTGASDGIKSVLTLLLTGKGGTERAGFMIPVPQYPLYSAATTVYNAYPIPYYLNEDNNWSLEISELERALEEAKPNCIPRAIVIINPGNPTGQVLTRENIENVIKFALKHNLFILADEVYQHNVYAKGSEFFSFKKVMMEMGAPYNMMELASFMSASKGFMGECGYRAGFAEVINLDADVRAMFNKSISAKLCPPVSGQAVMDVIVNPPVEGEPSYQQFIKEKETVLAQLNEKAKLVTSLFNSIEGIQCNEVQGAMYAFPRILLPPKVVEAAKADGKTPDAFYCFALLEETGICTVPGSGFGEKPGTYHFRITILPQVEELKEVLGHFKDFHLNFLAKYK; this comes from the exons ATGGGGTCAAACGTGCCTTCAGAAAACAATGCACCGAAAGCTTTATCTATGGAAAACCTTAACCCGTGTGTAAAGGAAATGGAATATGCAGTACGAGGTCCTATAGTGGCCAGAGCGAATGCGATTGCCGAGGAACTCAAACAAGGAGTCAAGAAGCCTTTTAACAAAGTCGTCAAAGCTAACCTTGGAGACTGCCACGCCACAGGCCAAAAACCCATCACCTTCATCCGGCAAGTTTTGGCCCTTGTGACCTACCCCGAGGTGTTGATGAAGAGCCCCAACTTTCCCGACGACGCAAAACAACGGGCAAAGCGAATCCTAGATGCCTGTAGAGGATATTCTGTAGGCTCATACAGTGAAAGCCCAGGGCTTCTGGCCATTCGCCAAGACATCGCAAAGTACATCCAAGCCAGAGATGGCCATCCTTCAGACCCCAGTCACATTGTCATGTCAACAGGAGCCAGTGATGGCATCAAGTCAGTTCTGACCTTGCTCCTCACTGGCAAAGGAGGTACAGAAAGAGCTGGCTTCATGATACCAGTGCCTCAGTATCCTCTCTACTCTGCAGCCACCACAGTATATAATGCTTACCCCATCCCTTACTATCTCAACGAGGACAACAACTGGTCGCTGGAAATATCGGAGCTAGAAAGGGCACTGGAAGAAGCCAAACCAAACTGCATACCTCGAGCTATTGTCATCATTAACCCAGGGAACCCTACCGGCCAAGTTCTCACCAGAGAGAACATAGAAAATGTCATCAAATTTGCGTTGAAACATAACCTTTTCATCTTGGCTGACGAAGTGTACCAACATAATGTCTATGCCAAAGGATCAGAGTTTTTCTCTTTCAAGAAGGTTATGATGGAGATGGGGGCCCCTTACAACATGATGGAGCTGGCGTCCTTTATGTCAGCTTCAAAGGGCTTCATGGGCGAGTGTGGCTACCGGGCGGGTTTTGCTGAAGTCATCAACCTGGATGCAGAT GTGAGAGCCATGTTCAACAAAAGCATCTCAGCCAAGTTGTGTCCCCCTGTGTCAGGCCAAGCAGTGATGGACGTCATTGTGAATCCTCCAGTAGAGGGTGAACCCTCATACCAGCAGTTCATCAAGGAAAAAGAAACTGTTCTGGCACAGCTGAATGAAAAG gcCAAGCTGGTGACCAGCCTCTTCAACTCCATTGAAGGCATCCAGTGCAACGAAGTGCAGGGTGCCATGTATGCCTTCCCTCGCATCTTGCTCCCGCCCAAGGTGGTGGAAGCCGCCAAGGCTGATGGCAAGACCCCAGATGCCTTCTACTGCTTTGCCCTGCTGGAGGAGACGGGCATCTGCACAGTGCCTGGCAGCGGGTTTGGGGAGAAGCCAGGCACGTATCACTTCCGCATCACCATCCTGCCCCAGGTGGAGGAACTCAAGGAGGTGCTTGGTCACTTCAAGGACTTCCACCTCAACTTCCTGGCCAAGTACAAGTGA